A window from Ictalurus furcatus strain D&B chromosome 16, Billie_1.0, whole genome shotgun sequence encodes these proteins:
- the LOC128620686 gene encoding LOW QUALITY PROTEIN: phosphatidylinositol 3,4,5-trisphosphate 5-phosphatase 2A-like (The sequence of the model RefSeq protein was modified relative to this genomic sequence to represent the inferred CDS: inserted 3 bases in 2 codons): MTGVVKGSRVQHHDAIESWKSLYLYEQFVTQCEKEVATSTECTEAGVSVSQGGDQELENLVTKLAILKDLLSSIDKKALKDLQDISVSSLLTPLTCHSKAIPVHAFKVKPDMYLAELAKIGKSQKHTLSVDVEAGKLVVMKKVKDTQEDWTTFTHDKSETGRVRWVGGEREMKGEKESERDWFYTRLYFLHFSSPMRTNVPLWCDRILWKSYPEAHIVCNSYGCTDNIVTSDHSPVFAMFEVGKPSQFVSKKGLPKSSEQAYIEFENIEAIVKTASRTKFFIEFYSTCLEEFKKSYENDSQSSDSINFLRVSWSSKQLTTLKPILSDIEYLQDQHLLLTVKSLDGYGSYGECVLALKLMIGSTAQQFHTYLSHYGEETGNIRGSMRVRVPSERMGTRERLYEWISRDKDETGGPKGKTLPSRAGHDYIKPTPSRKELSKVSEEGERNTTGRPAYTHTTAKEENTQTRSKQTDSADGDTTTCKNSFNNPAYYILEVVPNQSAALAADLLPGSAFSLPSASKSPPPAGGAGKGKGSIQARKQTVGRPPRPISEEGGSSEEDGSSGLTRPPPDFPPPPLPKSALEVSDALFFQKESKPWLHPDMADIKIPATVSSKPLPSPSFALPPTGSRAFCLDPSPGPSAFRRGGGTSGADDQSCSVLHLAKKLSEVEYVSGAGGVGGTGFKXGGVIHGRGLGFSESCRTFPPRSIPEDIMAEDLPEEALWQGGSSSSSXSVDSSVGEWLQRLGLEHYEEGLLRNGWDDLEFLSDITEEDLEEEGMLDSAQKMILLASFETAAAEVSRTTAASQTSSLSSIFLLSLYLPLDSV; encoded by the exons tctgtgaGTCAGGGTGGAGATCAAGAACTGGAGAATCTCGTCACTAAACTGGCCATCCTCAAGGACCTACTGTCCTCCATAGATAAgaag gcTCTGAAGGATCTCCAGGATATCAGTGTGTCCTCTCTCCTCACCCCCCTGACATGCCACAGCAAGGCCATTCCTGTCCACGCCTTCAAG gtgaaGCCGGACATGTACCTGGCTGAACTGGCTAAAATAGGGAAgagtcagaaacacacactcagcgTGGACGTGGAGGCGGGAAAATTGGTGGTGATGAAGAAAGTGAAGGACACACAGGAGGACTGGACCACCTTCACCCATGACAAGAGTGAGACGGGGAGAGTGAGATGGgtggggggtgagagagagatgaagggagagaaagagagtgagagggac TGGTTTTACACTAGATTATA CTTTCTCCACTTTTCCTCTCCGATGAGGACAAACGTGCCCTTGTGGTGTGACCGGATCCTGTGGAAGTCTTATCCAGAAGCGCACATCGTCTGTAACTCCTACG GTTGCACAGACAACATTGTCACCAGTGATCACTCACCTGTGTTTGCGATGTTTGAGGTGGGCAAGCCCTCACAGTTTGTCTCAAAAAAAG gTTTGCCTAAATCCTCAGAGCAGGCTTACATTGAGTTTGAGAACATTGAGGCCATTGTTAAGACGGCCAGCAGAACCAAGTTCTTTATTGAGTTCTACTCCACATGTCTGGAAG AGTTTAAGAAGAGTTATGAGAACGACTCTCAGAGCAGTGATAGTATAAACTTCCTGCGTGTGAGCTGGTCCTCAAAGCAGCTGACCACACTGAAGCCCATCCTGTCTGACATTGAGTACCTGCAGGACCAACACCTACTGCTCACTGTCAAATCCCTCGATGGATACGGGTCCTACG gagagtgtgtgttagcactGAAGTTGATGATTGGCAGTACAGCTCAGCAGTTCCACACATATCTGTCTCACTATGGTGAAGAGACTGGAAACATCCGTGGCTCCATGAGGGTCAGAGTGCCTTCTGAGAGAATGGGGACCAGAGAGAGACtgtatg AGTGGATCAGCAGGGATAAGGACGAGACCGGAGGGCCAAAAGGGAAAACACTGCCCTCTAGAGCAGGACATGATTACATCAA GCCCACACCCAGCAGGAAGGAGCTGAGTAAAGTTtcagaagaaggagagagaaacactACAGGACGACCTGCATACACGCACACTACTGCTAAAGAGGAGAACACACAGaccag GTCGAAGCAGACAGACTCTGCAGATGGAGATACCACCACATGCAAAAATAGCTTCAACAATCCTGCCTACTACATCCTCGAGGTTGTTCCTAACCAATCAGCTGCCTTGGCTGCAGACCTGCTCCCAGGTTCCGCCTTCTCTCTGCCATCTGCATCCAAATCACCGCCCCCTGCAGGTGGAGCTGGGAAAGGCAAAGGTTCCATCCAAGCACGTAAACAGACGGTCGGCCGCCCGCCACGGCCCATCAGCGAGGAGGGGGGATCCTCTGAGGAAGATGGAAGTTCCGGTTTGACCCGCCCACCTCCTGACttcccacccccacccctcccTAAAAGTGCTCTTGAAGTGTCGGATGCCTTGTTTTTCCAAAAAGAGAGCAAACCTTGGCTGCACCCTGACATGGCAGACATCAAGATACCAGCAACCGTTTCCTCCAAGCCTCTTCCCTCCCCCAGCTTTGCCCTGCCCCCTACAGGAAGCAGAGCTTTCTGTCTGGACCCTTCGCCAGGACCCTCGGCTTTCAGAAGAGGAGGCGGGACTTCAGGAGCTGACGACCAGTCATGTTCAGTACTTCATCTGGCCAAGAAATTGAGTGAAGTGGAATATGTGAGCGGAGCAGGAGGTGTTGGGGGGACGGGATTTA GGGGTGGAGTCATCCACGGTCGAGGTTTGGGATTTAGTGAAAGTTGTCGCACTTTTCCTCCTCGCTCCATCCCGGAAGACATCATGGCCGAGGACCTGCCTGAGGA ggctctGTGGCagggtggtagcagtagtagcag gtCAGTGGACTCTAGTGTGGGTGAATGGCTGCAGAGACTCGGATTGGAGCACTATGAGGAGGGCCTGCTGAGGAATGGCTGGGACGACCTCGAGTTCCTTAG TGACATCACTGAGGAGGACCTAGAGGAGGAGGGCATGCTAGACTCTGCCCAAAAGATGATCCTATTGGCCAGTTTTgagacagcagcagcagaagtgAGCAGAACAACTGCAGCATCGCAAACATCGTCTTTATCCTCCATCTTCCTCCTCAGTCTATATCTTCCGCTCGACAGTGTTTAA
- the LOC128620690 gene encoding caseinolytic peptidase B protein homolog has translation MDFRRFLLDLKNWILGANLLQVNELEQTPLSYPEERKIDKLLKKHEFMDEQKQREVEERRRFPLERRLKEHIIGQEGAITTVASDVHVAKLIGSPPGYVGHGEGGQLTKQLKQCPNAVVLFDGVDKAHPNILNIMLQLFDEGRLTDGKGETIECKDAIFIMTSNVASDEIVQHALQLRQETQKQSRRRLEDSLNEDQQSEITIYDDFKEEVIRPILKAQFRRDKFLGQINEIVYFLPFCYTKLIQLIDKELNYWVKKAKQNHNITLLWERAVLELLTRGYNLHYGACSIKHEMALNQRCSGFVGGAWVLKQLAAAYKQMLLPKGCTLLLTVDGELGDEKKGRASPSLRLELVDKDRKTRKLEIRKPPKLHLHTF, from the exons GTGCAAACCTCCTGCAGGTAAATGAGCTGGAACAGACTCCACTGTCCTACCctgaagagagaaagatagacaaACTGCTGAAGAAGCATGAG TTTATGGACGAACAGAAGCAGAGGGAGGTGGAAGAGAGAAGGAGGTTTCCTCTGGAGCGCAGACTAAAGGAGCACATCATCGGCCAGGAGGGGGCCATCACTACTGTCgcctcag ATGTACAC GTGGCTAAATTGATCGGTTCTCCGCCGGGGTATGTGGGCCATGGGGAAGGAGGTCAGCTCACTAAACAGCTGAAGCAGTGTCCGAATGCTGTGGTGCTCTTTGATGGGGTGGATAAAGCGCACCCCAACATCCTCAATATCATGCTGCAGCTCTTCGATGAG GGACGTCTGACGGATGGGAAAGGGGAAACCATTGAATGCAAGGATGCCATCTTCATCATGACCTCCAATGTGGCTAGTGATGAAATTGTCCAGCATGCACTGCAGCTCAGACAGGAAACCCAGAAGCAGAGTCGCCGCCGTCTGGAAGACAGTCTAA ATGAGGATCAGCAGAGTGAGATCACCATCTATGATGATTTTAAAGAGGAAGTGATTCGGCCCATACTGAAG GCCCAGTTCAGACGCGACAAGTTTCTGGGACAGATTAATGAAATCGTTTACTTTCTGCCTTTCTGCTACACGAAGCTCATTCAGCTCATCGACAAGGAGCTCAACTACTGGGTTAAAAAG GCCAAACAGAATCACAACATCACCCTGCTGTGGGAGCGAGCCGTGCTGGAGCTGCTGACTCGAGGATACAACCTCCACTACGGCGCTTGCTCTATCAAACACGAG ATGGCTCTAAATCAGCGCTGCTCTGGTTTTGTAGGTGGAGCGTGGGTGCTGAAGCAGTTAGCTGCAGCGTACAAGCAAATGCTCCTCCCTAAAGGCTGCACACTCCTCCTCACTGTGGATGGAGAACTGGGAGACGAGAAGAAGGGACGAGCGAGTCCTTCTCTCCGCCTAGAGCTAGTGGATAAAGACCGCAAAACACGAAAGCTTGAAATCCGTAAACCGCCAAAGCTGcatttacatacattctaa